CCGTATAATCAGGTTTGACAGGATTGGGATAGGCATAGACACTTTCCTGCGTCATGGTTTCGCTGGCTTCAGTGGCATTGCTCTTGTAGGAGCAAAGGCCTTTATCCGTTCCAAAGAACACTTCGCCCGTGGTACCATTGATTGCAATGCTCTCTATGGTATTGGAAATGAGCGGACTGTTCTCTGCCGTGAAATGCTGCTGTTCTTCAATGTTGTTGCTGCTGACGAGATAAACGCCATTGCCATTGGTGGCAAACCATTTGCGGTTGGCACCGTCAATGGCTATGGCGGTGATGTCTACGCCATTCAACAGATAGTCGGCATAGTTGGTTCCATCGTTGCGGGGCACTTTTATCTGTTGGAAAACAGGATTGTCACTATCCATCTGCGAAGGCTCGAGCATCAGTGGTCCCACATTCGTTCCTATCCAGATGTTGCTTTCCTTGTCTTCAACGGCGCAGCGCACGTTCCATAATTCCTTGAGTTTTGTTCCGTCTTGATTGGTGAAAGAGGTGAAAGTATGCAACGTCTTGTTTTGCGGCTGATAGGAATAAAGCGAGGGAAGCGTCCAGTTGTTGTTGACAAACCATAGGCGACCACGACTGTCGAACATAAGATTTTGGACATTGGCAAGACTCCTTCCGTTGAAACTCATCAGCACAGGCGTTGAGTGAGAGGTCCATTTTTGATCGGAATATTGCAACAGTGAAGATATTTTCGACTGACTGTTGAACACCCAAAGATTGTCATTACTGTCGAATTTCACACCAGTCACCAACTCATACTCCATGCTTTCGTCGTTGGTAGCAAAGTTTATCGGAGCGTTCTTGTGATTGTAAAAGGCCTTGAAATGACCATTTTGAAATTCATAAAGTCCGTTGCGTGCACCTGCGAAAAGGTGGTTTTCGTCTTTGGGGTCAATGTCGATACAGTATATGTCTTGATAGCTCAGGCCCGTGGTTGGCTTGATTTTCGCCTCGTCTTGATAGATATCCCATGTGTTGCCGTCCCACACTTGTATCGTTCCTTCTCTGTAAGGTGCGTTATATCCCCCGCAGGTATAGAGCTTTCCCTGGTGGAATTTCATATAGCCGAAGTAGTTGTATTGCGGTCCACCAGGATTGGCATTGGCTACTTTTGCCCACAATACAGACAGGTCTTCAGGCGTTTTTTCCACGTAAACTCCCACACGTTTCCAGTTGTTTTTATCGGCAAGATTTGTGGTGAGCAGGGCTGAATAAAGTCCTGCGCTTTTGCTTGCAGCAAAGAGTTTGTTGTCGCGGATATAGCAGTAGTTCACTGAAAAGCCGAGTTTGTAGGTGTCGCTGATTTCTGCATTGCCCACATTCAGCTTCACAATGCCAAACCCTGTGGCCAAATAAGCATAGCGTCTCGAGACATAAATGCCGTGAATGGTCTTGTCAACAATCATTGATGTATTGTAATAGGCGCTTACATTCGTCACCTCTCCTGCATCATTCATCAGGTCAATGTTCTGGTTGGCATAAACAATCACTAATCTTCGTGCAGCCTTGTTATAGGCTATATGCGTGATGTTGCCGTCAGAAAGTCCGTTCACCTTGTCGAAAGTGCGCACACTCTGGTCGTTGGGGTTATAGGAATAGAGTCCGTTACTGGCCAGCACATAAATCAAAGAACCATTGGCCTGTACTATCTGTTGCGGTGAAGCGTAAGACAGATAGGAGCGCCAGGCGAAGGAAGAAAGGAGGAGAAACAGAGCAAGAAGCAGAATTCCACTTCCTATCCCTTTGCTTTTTCCGTTGCACGGGCTCAACGAACGGCCCCCTTTAGTTCTCCAATCAGAGGGAAACTGCTGGTTGCAGGAATAATGAAAAATCTTTGTGATATGATGTTTTTCGGCTCTTGTCATGTCTTTTCTATAATGTCTGATAACTTTCGTCTCCTTTGCTTTCACCCTCTTTTCTTTGGAGAGGAATTGGTGATGAGACTTTTCGCCAACTTCTCCACAGCCCTTGCTCTATGGCTGATCTTGTTTTTGATTTCCTCACCAAGTTCGGCAAAGCTCTTGTCGTAGCCTTCGGGGATGAAGACCGGATCGTAGCCAAAGCCCGCTGTGCCACGCTTTTCGGTGGCTATCTTCCCTTCAACAATACCTTCAAAAAGCGTCTCATGATAGCTGCCGGGATTGTCGGCATCGTGTTGAATGAGTGAGATTACCGTGCGAAAGCGGGCATTTCGGCGGGTAATATCAGTCATCTTACGCAGTAACTTGACTGTGTTTGCCTCACTGTTATGGTCATATTGCTCGGCATATCGAGCACTGTAGACTCCTGGTTCACCATTCAGGGCTTCTACTTCTAAGCCGGTATCATCGGCAAAGCAGTCAAGCCCATAGTGCTCATACACGTATAAAGCTTTCAGATGGGCATTCTCTTCAAGCGTCTGACCTGTTTCGGGAATGTCTGCATCACAGCCGATATCCTTCAAAGAAACGATTTCAAAGGTGCTGCCGAGTATCTCGCGGATTTCGGTCAGCTTATGCTGGTTGTTGGTTGCAAAGACAATTTTCATGATTGAATGTTCTTTTTCTTGTTGGCTTCGAGTTTCTTTTTCACGCTCACCTTCATTTCATCAAATCCCTCACCATATACACCGACAACGCTACTCTGGCTGACAAAGGCATTGGGGTCGATGAGTTTGATGAGGCGGAAGATGTCGGTGCTTTCGCGTTTCTTGGCAAGAATACAGAGCACCTTGATCTCCTGCCCCGTGTACCAACCGTGCCCATCGAGGATGGTTACGCCATGACCGGTTTCTATGCCGATAGCATTGGCTATTTCCTGATACTTTCGTGAGAAGATCATGAACTGCACACTTTCGCGTCGGGCATTCATGATATAGTCGAGAGAGAAGTTCTCAAGGGTCATCACGCAAAGGCCGAACATCACTTTATGAGCGCGTTCGAGATAGGTTCCAAACTGCGGAAAGAACATACAGCTGCCGATGATGCAGAAGTCAACCGCAATAAGTACGGTGCCGAGCGACACGTTATGATACTTGTTGACAGAGGCAGCGATGATGTCTGTGCCACCGGTTGAACCGTTATGCAGGAACACCGTAGAAAGTGCCACACCTGTAATGACGCACCCGATAATCATAGACATGAAGTCCTGTCCCTCGCCAAGAAGCTTGATAGGCATGCCGTTGGGCTGCTTGGGAATGATGTCCTGAGCGACAATCAGCAGGAAATAGAGCAGGAAGATGGCGTAGATGGTCTTGAAGAGAAACTTAAAGCCCAGCACCTTCAGCGCTACCACGAGCAGCGACAGGTTGATGATGATGTAGGTGTTCTGTACATGGAAGCCCGTGGCATAGTAGATAATGGCCGAGAGACCGGTTACACCACCCGCCACAATCTGATAGGGCATGAGGAACACCGTGAACGAAATGGTATAAAGCATGATGCCGAGCGTGATGAAGAAATAGTCCTTCATCTCATCCCAATATTTGATATTCTCTATCATTTACTTAATGACAATATTAACGATTTTCTTCGGAACGATAATCACTTTCACAATCTGTTTGCCCTCCATGTACTTCAGGCTGCGCTCATCGGCTTTCACTTCACGCTCAATAGTGGCGTTGTCGGCGTCGGCTGCAAACGTCTTCTGATAGCGGGCTTTACCGTTGAAGCTGACTGTGAGCTGCATTTCGCTCTCCACGAGATACTTTTCATCGTAGCTTGGCCATGCTGCATCGCACACGGTTCCCTTGTTGCCAAGGGCATGCCACAGTTCTTCGGCCACGTGTGGAGCAAAGGGTGACAGCAGCACTACCATCTTCTGCAACAGCTCGCGGTTGTGACATTTCTGCTGACCGAGTTCGTTAACGGCAATCATGAAGGCCGAGATAGAGGTGTTGTAGCTGAATTTCTCAATATCTTCGGTTACTTTCTTGATGAGCTTATGCACGCTCTTGAGATTTTCTTTCGAGGGCTCGACATCGTCAACTATCAGTTTTTCCTCACCTCCGCGCTCCCAGAAGAGACTCCAGAACTTCTTGAGGAAGCGGTGACAGCCATCAATACCATTGGTGTCCCAAGGCTTGCTGGCTTCAACCGGGCCGAGGAACATCTCATAGAGGCGCAGCGTATCAGCGCCATAATCCTTGATGATATCGTCGGGATTGACCACGTTGTACATGCTCTTCGACATCTTTTCGATAGCCCATCCACAGATATATTTGCCGTCTTCGAGGATAAACTCGGCATTGTTGTATTCAGGACGCCACTGCTTGAAAGCCTCGGTGTCGAGGATATCGTTCTTGACCAAGTTCACCCACACGTGGATTGGGGTCGTGTCATATTGGTCTTTGAGACCTTTTGACACGAAGACAGGTGCCTTGGGGTGGTCATCTGAGTTCACACGATATACGAAGTTCGAGCGCCCCTGTATCATACCTTGGTTGATAAGTTTCTCATAAGGTTCTTCCTTGCAGCTCACTCCGCAATCGTGGAGAAACTTATTCCAGAAGCGACTGTAAATCAAATGGCCCGTAGCATGCTCGGTTCCACCTACGTAGAGGTCTACATTCTGCCAGTATTCATCGGCCTCCTTGCCCACGAGTGCCTTGTCGTTCTTCGGATCCATGTAGCGAAGATAGTAGGCAGAACTGCCTGCAAAGCCCGGCATGGTGTTGAGTTCGAGGGGGAAGACGGTCTTGTTGTCCACGAGACTCTTGTCTGTAACCTGCTTCTTGGCTTCGTCCCAAGCCCATTTCTTAGCGCGTCCCAATGGAGGTTCTCCCGTTTCGGTGGGCTCGTATTTGTCGATTTCGGGAAGCTCGAGCGGCAGACATTCCTCGGGAATCATATAGGGCATGCCGTTCTTGTAGTAGACAGGGAACGGCTCTCCCCAATAGCGCTGGCGTGAGAAAATGGCATCGCGCAGGCGGTAGTTCACCTTCACACGGCCCAGCTGATGCTTGGTCACAAATTCCTTGGTGGCTGCAATGGCCTCTTTCACGGTCATACCGTTAAGGCTGAAACCATCTAATGTCTCAACGCCTTCACATGGAGAATTCATCACAATTCCCTCCTTGGCATCAAAGCTTTCCTCGCTCACATCGGCACCCTCTATCAGTGGGATGATAGGCAGGTTGAAGTGTTTGGCAAAGGCATAGTCGCGACTGTCGTGTGCAGGAACGGCCATGATAGCCCCCGTGCCGTAGCCGGCGAGCACATATTCTGAAATCCATACTGGGATTTTAGCACCTGTGAAAGGATTGACAGCATAGCTTCCGCTGAACACACCCGTTACCTTACGGTCGCTCATGCGGTCGAGTTCGGTGCGCTTCTTCACGTAAGCTAAATATTCTTCTACCTCCGCTTTCTGTTCCTTTGTCGTCAGTTTCTCCACCAATTCACTTTCAGGTGCCAGCACCATGAACGTCACACCGAATATCGTGTCCGCCCGAGTGGTAAAGATAGTGAAGTGTCCCTCTGCATTATCTCCAGTAGAACACTCCCCTCTCCTTGGAGAGGGGTCAGGGGTGAGGCTATACTTAAACTCCATCTCCGTACCTTCCGAGCGACCTATCCAGTTGCGTTGTGTCTCCTTGATAGAGTCAGTCCAGTTGATATTCTCCAATCCGTCGAGCAGGCGTTGTGCGTAGGCTGAGGTGCGAAGACACCATTGCTGCATCTTCTTCTGAACGACAGGATAGCCTCCACGTTCGCTCACTCCGTTGACCACTTCGTCATTGGCAAGCACGGTTCCCAGGCCCTGACACCAGTTGACAACGGTCTCTCCCAAGTAGGCAATGCGATAGTTCATCAGCACCTTCTGCTGTTCTTCTTCGCTCATGGCTTTCCATTCCTCAGCTGTGAAGTGCAGTTCCTCGGTCTGTGCAACATCAAGTCCTTCTGTACCTGAAGTCTCAAAGTGCTTGATGAGGTCGGCAACAGGACGTGCCTGCTGACATTTATTGCAGAAATAACTGGCGAACATCTTCATGAAAGCCCACTGTGTCCAGTGGTAATATTGTGGGTCACAGGTGCGCACTTCGCGGTTCCAGTCAAACGAAAACCCAATCTTATCCAACTGTTCGCGGTAGTGATTGATGTTTGTTTCGGTTGTGATAGCCGGGTGTTGTCCCGTTTGAATGGCATACTGTTCAGCCGGAAGTCCATAGGCATCATAGCCCATTGGGTTGAGCACATTGTAGCCCTGCAATCGCTTGAAGCGTGCATAGATGTCGCTTGCAATGTAGCCTAAGGGATGACCCACGTGCAGACCTGCTCCCGATGGATAGGGAAACATGTTGAGCACATAGTATTTCTTCTTCGTCTTATCCTCTGTCACCTTGTACGTTTGGTGCTCGGCCCAGGCCTTTTGCCATTTCTTC
The nucleotide sequence above comes from Segatella oris. Encoded proteins:
- a CDS encoding Por secretion system protein, coding for MTRAEKHHITKIFHYSCNQQFPSDWRTKGGRSLSPCNGKSKGIGSGILLLALFLLLSSFAWRSYLSYASPQQIVQANGSLIYVLASNGLYSYNPNDQSVRTFDKVNGLSDGNITHIAYNKAARRLVIVYANQNIDLMNDAGEVTNVSAYYNTSMIVDKTIHGIYVSRRYAYLATGFGIVKLNVGNAEISDTYKLGFSVNYCYIRDNKLFAASKSAGLYSALLTTNLADKNNWKRVGVYVEKTPEDLSVLWAKVANANPGGPQYNYFGYMKFHQGKLYTCGGYNAPYREGTIQVWDGNTWDIYQDEAKIKPTTGLSYQDIYCIDIDPKDENHLFAGARNGLYEFQNGHFKAFYNHKNAPINFATNDESMEYELVTGVKFDSNDNLWVFNSQSKISSLLQYSDQKWTSHSTPVLMSFNGRSLANVQNLMFDSRGRLWFVNNNWTLPSLYSYQPQNKTLHTFTSFTNQDGTKLKELWNVRCAVEDKESNIWIGTNVGPLMLEPSQMDSDNPVFQQIKVPRNDGTNYADYLLNGVDITAIAIDGANRKWFATNGNGVYLVSSNNIEEQQHFTAENSPLISNTIESIAINGTTGEVFFGTDKGLCSYKSNATEASETMTQESVYAYPNPVKPDYTGPINITGLSYNADVKITTANGTLVKEGRSNGGLFTWDGCNKNGQRVASGIYMVEAATQNGQKGVVCKIAIIR
- a CDS encoding YitT family protein, yielding MIENIKYWDEMKDYFFITLGIMLYTISFTVFLMPYQIVAGGVTGLSAIIYYATGFHVQNTYIIINLSLLVVALKVLGFKFLFKTIYAIFLLYFLLIVAQDIIPKQPNGMPIKLLGEGQDFMSMIIGCVITGVALSTVFLHNGSTGGTDIIAASVNKYHNVSLGTVLIAVDFCIIGSCMFFPQFGTYLERAHKVMFGLCVMTLENFSLDYIMNARRESVQFMIFSRKYQEIANAIGIETGHGVTILDGHGWYTGQEIKVLCILAKKRESTDIFRLIKLIDPNAFVSQSSVVGVYGEGFDEMKVSVKKKLEANKKKNIQS
- the leuS gene encoding leucine--tRNA ligase translates to MDYNFSEIEKKWQKAWAEHQTYKVTEDKTKKKYYVLNMFPYPSGAGLHVGHPLGYIASDIYARFKRLQGYNVLNPMGYDAYGLPAEQYAIQTGQHPAITTETNINHYREQLDKIGFSFDWNREVRTCDPQYYHWTQWAFMKMFASYFCNKCQQARPVADLIKHFETSGTEGLDVAQTEELHFTAEEWKAMSEEEQQKVLMNYRIAYLGETVVNWCQGLGTVLANDEVVNGVSERGGYPVVQKKMQQWCLRTSAYAQRLLDGLENINWTDSIKETQRNWIGRSEGTEMEFKYSLTPDPSPRRGECSTGDNAEGHFTIFTTRADTIFGVTFMVLAPESELVEKLTTKEQKAEVEEYLAYVKKRTELDRMSDRKVTGVFSGSYAVNPFTGAKIPVWISEYVLAGYGTGAIMAVPAHDSRDYAFAKHFNLPIIPLIEGADVSEESFDAKEGIVMNSPCEGVETLDGFSLNGMTVKEAIAATKEFVTKHQLGRVKVNYRLRDAIFSRQRYWGEPFPVYYKNGMPYMIPEECLPLELPEIDKYEPTETGEPPLGRAKKWAWDEAKKQVTDKSLVDNKTVFPLELNTMPGFAGSSAYYLRYMDPKNDKALVGKEADEYWQNVDLYVGGTEHATGHLIYSRFWNKFLHDCGVSCKEEPYEKLINQGMIQGRSNFVYRVNSDDHPKAPVFVSKGLKDQYDTTPIHVWVNLVKNDILDTEAFKQWRPEYNNAEFILEDGKYICGWAIEKMSKSMYNVVNPDDIIKDYGADTLRLYEMFLGPVEASKPWDTNGIDGCHRFLKKFWSLFWERGGEEKLIVDDVEPSKENLKSVHKLIKKVTEDIEKFSYNTSISAFMIAVNELGQQKCHNRELLQKMVVLLSPFAPHVAEELWHALGNKGTVCDAAWPSYDEKYLVESEMQLTVSFNGKARYQKTFAADADNATIEREVKADERSLKYMEGKQIVKVIIVPKKIVNIVIK
- a CDS encoding non-canonical purine NTP diphosphatase → MKIVFATNNQHKLTEIREILGSTFEIVSLKDIGCDADIPETGQTLEENAHLKALYVYEHYGLDCFADDTGLEVEALNGEPGVYSARYAEQYDHNSEANTVKLLRKMTDITRRNARFRTVISLIQHDADNPGSYHETLFEGIVEGKIATEKRGTAGFGYDPVFIPEGYDKSFAELGEEIKNKISHRARAVEKLAKSLITNSSPKKRG